Sequence from the Sphingomonas suaedae genome:
GTCAACGGAAAGCGACGGCCCTGCGCCAGCGCGGTATCGTGCAGATCGGACAGGATCACCCCCGCCTCGGCAACCGCGATGCCCGCATCGGGATCGATCCGCCGCACCCGGTTCATTCGCCGCAGCGACAGGATCGCCGCACTTCCATCCGCAGGCGGAGTCGCGCCGCCGACCATCGATGTGTTGCCCCCCTGCGGCACCAGCGGCACGCGCAATGCAGCGGCCAGCGCAACCAGTTCCGCAACCTCCGCCGTCGTGCCGGGCTGAAGCAGCAGCGATGCCGCGCCCTGATACCGCCCGCGCCAATCGGTCAGCCATGGGGCGATCGCATCGGCGTCGGTCACCGCGACCTTCGGCCCGAACCGGGCGTGCGCCGCCCGGGCAAAGGAATGGATGGCATCCGGGGAAGGCGTTGCAGTCATGCGGTGCCGCTATCATGACGAGACAGCGTCCGGCAATTCATCCACTGTTCAACCCTCACCTTTATGAGGCAGAGTGTCATGGTGAACTTGTTGCTAGCCGCCACTGCCGCGCTGTTGCTGCCCCCCGGTGTGCCGGGCGACGGCAAGGCTCGCGCGTCGGCACCGCGTGGGCCGACCCGCATCGCGCAGGTGCGGATCCAGCAGCATATTGTGATCCGCGTCCCCCGCCCCGATCCGGTCCGGCGCATGTCCGCACCGATGACCGCGCCGCTGCCACCGATCGACTGGGTGGAGAAGAGCACCGACGATTGCGTCCGGACCGACTCGCTGTCGGGCGCGGCGATCATCCGCACGGACAGCGTCGATCTGGTCTTGTCCGGCGGACGCCGGGTGCGCGCCAAACTGGGCAATGAATGCCCCGCGCTCGATTTTTATTCCGGCTTTTACGTCAAGCCGAACAAGGACGGGAAAGTCTGCGCCAAGCGCGACTCGTTCCGCTCGCGTGCCGGGGGCGAATGCCGGATCAAGGCGTTCCGCGCACTGATTCCGGGGCGCTGATCCGCGTTTACCTTGACTTTTCGCGCCATTTCCCCAAAGCGCCGGTGAGTTTACTTACAGGGGTGCGCCCCGCTTTTCCGGACATCTGAATGAGCTTTGCCGAACTCGGCCTCTCTGACGAATTGCTGAAGACCGTCGAGGCGGCGGGCTATACCGATCCGACTCCGATCCAGAAGCAGGCCATCCCCTCGGTCCTGATGATGCGCGATCTGATCGGCATCGCCCAGACCGGCACCGGCAAGACCGCCAGCTTCGTGCTGCCGATGATCGACATCCTCTCCGAGGGGCGGAGCCGCGCGCGGATGCCGCGCAGCCTGATCCTCGAGCCGACGCGCGAGCTGGCGGCGCAGGTTGCCGAGAATTTCGAGAAATACGGCAAGAATCACAAGCTCAGCATGGCGCTGCTGATCGGCGGCGTGCAGATGGGCGACCAGGTCAAGGCGCTCGAAAAGGGCGTCGACGTCCTGATCGCGACGCCCGGTCGGCTGATGGACCTGTTCGAGCGCGGCAAAATCCTGCTCACCGGCTGCAATCTGCTGGTGATCGACGAGGCGGACCGGATGCTCGACATGGGGTTCATCCCCGATATCGAACATATCTGCACCAAGCTGCCCGCCAACCGACAGACCCTGCTCTTCTCCGCGACGATGCCGCCGCCGATCAAGAAGCTGGCCGACAAATTCCTGTCGAACCCGAAGACGATCGAGGTGGCGCGCCCGGCATCGACCAACAGCAACATCACCCAGCGGCTCGTCACGGCGCCGTCGAGCGCGTTCGCCAAGCGCGACCTGTTGCGCCGCCTGCTCCATGCCGAGGATGTCCGCACCGCGATCATCTTCTGCAACCGCAAGACGACCGTGCGCGAGCTCAACAAGAGCCTCAAGAAGCACGGCTTCCGCTCGGCGGAGATCCATGGCGACATGGACCAGTCGTCGCGCATCGCCGAACTCGACCGGTTCAAGGCGGGCGACGTCAACATTCTGGTCGCGTCGGACGTCGCCGCGCGCGGGCTGGACATCAAGGGCGTGAGCCACGTCTTCAACTTCGATGCGCCCTGGCATCCCGACGATTATGTCCACCGCATCGGCCGCACCGGCCGCGCAGGGGCGACCGGCACCGCCTATACGCTGGTGACATCGGCCGATGCCGAGGCGATCGAGAATATCGAGAAGCTGCAGGGTCAGAAGATCGAGCGCGTCGGCGAAGTGCCGGTCGAGGAGCCGGGCGACTCCGCCCCCGCCGAGAAAAAGGGGGGCGCCCGCAAGCCGCGCGCCGAAAAGCCTGCCCCGGCCGCCGAGGCTCCGCGCGAAGAAAAGCCGCGTCCCGCATCGTCGCGCGATGATCGCTCCCGCGAAGACCGGCGCCTCCGCGAAGACCGGACAAATGAAAAGCGGGCCGATCGCCGCGACGAACGCCCCGCCCGGCGCGACCGCCGGTTCGAGGGACAGGACGATGGCCCCGACGGCAAGGATGATGGCGGCTGGAACGGCCCCATCCCCGACTTCCTGAACTTCACCATTCCCGCCTGACCATGGCCGAAGACGAGGACGATTTCCTCGACTTCACCCCGATTCCGGCGGTGGCGAGTCCCTGTATCGGTGTCTGTCGCATCGGCCAGGACGATGTGTGCCAAGGGTGCCGTCGCACGCTGGAGGAGATCGCGGACTGGTCGATCGCGAGCGACGACCGGCGCCGTGCGATTCTGGCACGAATCGCGGGCGGTTAACCTCCGGTCATCCCACCGCGCTATAATGCGCCCATGCGGCTCGCGACGATCACCAACTGGGCCTATGGCGCCACCGTCCTGCTGACCCTGGTGTCGGGCAGCACGATGTTGCTGGCATCGAGCGCACACGAACAGGAGCGCGCCGCGGTCGCCCAGCGTCATGTGCTCCAGCTTGCCGCAACCGAGCTGAGGCGCGAGCTTTTCTACCTCACCGATCATGCGCGGCAGTTCGTGATGACCGGCGACCCGACCTATCGCATTCTCTATAAACATGGGGAGAAGGCGCTCGCCTCGCTCGAAACGCGAGCTCGGCCCTTGGCGGAGGCCGGTGCGACGCCGGCGGAACTGGGGACGGTGCGCGAAGCGATCCGTTGGGCCGATGCGCTGCGCGACGCGCAGCGCGCCGCATTCGCGGCCCATGATCGTGGCGACATCCCCGCCGCCCGCGCGATCCTGTTCGGTGCCGAGCATGAACGCGAGCTCGACCGCGCCCAGTCGCTGGTCGAGCGGTTCCAGGCCCAGCTCGATACGCGCACCGCCTATGAGATCGAGGCTGCGACCCGGGTCGCGCGGCTATGGCGCGCCGTATCGGAAGTCATGATCGGCATCACTGCACTGCTGTTCCTCGCCGTGCTCTACTTCATCTTCAAGCGGCGCGTGTTGCGCCCTGTCGTGCGCCTCAGCGATGTCGTCGGCCGCCTCGCCGCCCAGGATTTCTCCGCCGTCCCGCCGCAAATCGACCAGATCGACGAGATCGGCGACATGGCCCAAGCGATCAACATCTTCCGGGAGAACGGCCTGGAGCGGCAGCGGCTGGAGGCCGAGCGCGACCGCGACCTTGCGGCGCGCGATTTGCTCGCCCGCATGACCCGGCGGATGCAGGGATGCGACACGCTCGCCTGCCTGCTGGACATCACTCGGCGGTTCGCGCCGGAGATCGCACCGCGTCTTGCGGGCCGCCTCTATCTGCTGGAAAGCGATTCGGGGGAGCTTCGCACGGGCTGCGACTGGCTCGCGCCCGCCGGGTCGCGGGACCGGTTTCCGCCTTCCGCCTGCTGGGCGCTGCGCCGCGGCCAGCCGCACCGCCCTGCGGGCCATGCGATCGACGTCCCCTGCGCGCACCTTGACGCCGCACCCGACGCAACGCCCGACACATTGTGCCTGCCGCTTACCGCCCATAGCGAGATATTGGGTCTGCTCTATTTCGAGCCGCGCACGGACGGCGGCGGGGAAGGGGCGCCCGCCCCCGAATCCTATCTCTACATGCTTGCCGAGAATATCGGTCTCGCGCTCGCCAATCTGCGTCTGCGCGAGAGGCTTCGCGCGCTGGCGATGGTGGACGCGCTCACCGGTCTTGCGAACCGGCGCCAGCTTGAGGAGCGACTGGAACAGTTACGGAGCGATCCGGACGCGGCGAAGCAGCCGATGAGCTGCCTGATGATCGATGTCGATCATTTCAAGCGGTTCAACGACTGCCATGGCCATGACGCGGGCGATGCGGTGCTGCGCGCGGTGGGCGAAACCCTCGCCGACTGCACCCGCGGCGCGGGCGATGCCTATCGCTATGGCGGCGAGGAGTTCACCGTCCTGCTTCCGATGCCGGTCGCGCGGGCGATGGAACGGGCGGCAGAGATCCGCAGGCGGATCGCCGCGCTCCGGCTGAGCCATGGCGGGGTAGCTCTCGGATCCATCACCGCGTCGATCGGGATCGCCGCGACCCCCGATCATTGCCCGCCCGGCCGGCTCATCGTGACCGCGGACGCGGCGTTGCTGCGCGCCAAGGAACAGGGGCGGGACCGAATCGAGGTCGCCCTGGGTCGCGAAGCCGAAGGCTGACGATCGCTGGCGGAGCCGGAAATATATTTCGGATGAGAAACAATCACTTGTCCACAAGGTCGCGGTCGGCCAAGGTCTTGCGCGATGATCGCCCCCTCTTCGGCCCGGCAGGCATTGCGCCGCCAGACTGCATCCGACCATGACCGCGTCGACCAGGCTTATTCGACCTTCGACCTTCGAAGCCGCGCTGGCTATCGGGCCTTTTTGCGCGCCCAGGCCGACCCGTTCCTGGCGGTCGAGGCCGCGATCGACCGGTTCGATCCCGCCGCCATCCTGCCCGACTGGCCGACACGGCGGCGAGCGGACCTGTTGCGGGAGGATTTGAGCGATCTGGGCGAACCCGAGCCCGATCCCGCGTTGCTGGAGATCGGGGCGGCGGAGCGCGCGCTCGGCGCGATCTATGTCCTCGAAGGGTCGCGGCTGGGCGGGGCGATGCTGGCGCGATCGGTGCCGCCGGACCTGCCCGGCCGGTTCATCCGTTCAACCCCCGCACCGCAGCGCTGGCGCACGCTGATCGGGTTGCTCGACGAGCATCTGGTGACGCCGATGCAGCGCGACGCTGCGGTAGACGCCGCCAAAGAGGTTTTCGCCCTGTTCGCGAACAGCGCAGAGCGACAGAAAAGGACGAACGACGTTGAATGATCCCAATCCGGTCGATCTCACCAATTGCGATCGTGAACCCATCCATATCCTCGGCGCGATCCAGCCGATCGGCTTCCTGATCGCGCTGACCGCCGACTGGATCGTCGCGCGGACCTCCGCCAATCTTCAGGACTATCTGCATATGGAACCGGGGCGGCTGATCGGCCAGCCGCTGGCGGACCTGTTGCCCTCCGATGCGATGCACGAACTGCGCAACCGTAGCGCGATGCTGCGCGGATCTGACGCGGTCGAGCGGTTGTTCGGCGTGGACCTTGTTCCAGGCACCGACCGGTTCGATCTCGCCATCCATATGTCGGGCGGGCAGATCGTGATCGAAGGCGAACGTTCGACCGGCGAAGTCGGCGATGTCACCAGCATGGTCCGATCGATGGTGGCGCGGCTCGACCAATGCGGCGATACCACGTCCTTCTTTCGCGAGGGCGCACGGCAGGTCAAGGCGCTGACCGGTTATGACCGGGTGATGGTCTATCGCTTTGCCGCCGACGGGTCGGGCGAAGTGGTCGCCGAAGCGTGCAAGCCGGGCATCGGCCGGTTTCAGGGCCTTCACTATCCCGCCAGCGACATCCCGGTGCAGGCGCGCGTCCTCTACACCCGCAACCTGCTGCGCGTGATCGCCGATGTGAACGCGAAGCCGGTGCCCGTGCTTCCCGAACTGGACGAGCTGGGCGAGCCGCTCGACCTGTCGCTCTCGCTGCTGCGGTCGGTATCGCCGATCCATATCGAATATCTCAAGAATATGGGGGTCGAGGCGTCCATGTCGATTTCGATCCTGGTCGATGGCAAATTATGGGGCCTGTTCGCCTGCCACCATTATTCCCCCCGCCATCCCAGTTTCGAGCGCCGCTCGATCTCCGAGCTGTTCGCGCAGATGTTCTCGATGCGGCTCGAAAGCCGCGAGCGGCAGCAGACCGTCGAGTTCGAACGCCGCGCGCGGGATATTTCCGATCAGCTGCTGGGCGCCGTTGCTTCGGACGATACGCTGCTGCGCGATCCGGACTGGCTGGCGGATATCCTGACCAACGCGATCCCCGCCGACGGCGTGGGGGTATGGCTCGGTGGCAGCTACGCCTTTTCCGGTGTCACGCCCCCGACCGATGACTTTCGCCGGATCGTCCGCGCGCTCAACGCGACCGCTGCGGGCAAGGTGTTCGCCACCGACCATATCGGTTCGCTGGTCACTGGCGCAGAGGCATTCGCCGGCTCGGCGGCGGGGCTGCTCGCAATCCCCATCTCGCGCTCCCCGCGCGATTATGTCGTGCTGTTCCGCAGCGAGCTGGTACGATCGATCCGCTGGGCGGGCGATCCGCACAAGCCGGTCGAATATGGCCCCAACGGTCCCCGCCTTACCCCGCGCGCCAGCTTCGACGAATGGAAGGAACTGGTGCGCGGCCGGTCCCGCCCCTTCACCGCGTCCGAGCTGCGCGTTGCCGAAACGCTGCGCGCGACGCTGATCGAGGTAGTGCTGCGGCTCGCCGACGAAGCCTCAGCCGAGCGCCAGCGCGCAGGCGCGCGCCAGGAACTGCTGATCGCCGAACTCAACCATCGCGTGCGCAACATCCTGGGCCTGATCCGCGGCCTGATCCGCCAGGCGCAGCCCGATGACGATGCGGTGCGCGGATTCGTCAAGGTGATCGACGGGCGTATCCATGCACTCGCCCGCGCGCACAACCAGATCACCGAAGATCATTGGGGACCCGCTCCGCTTCAGGCGCTGATCGATGCCGAAGCCGCAGCCTTTGTCGAAGCGGAAGACCGGATCCTGAGCGAGGGCGAGCCGGTGATGCTCAATCCGCAGGCGTTTTCCACGCTGGCGCTGGTGGTGCATGAACTGGTCACCAATTCGAACAAATATGGCGCGCTATCCGCAGAGGGCGGAACGGTCACGCTGAGCTGGGAATGCATCGAAAAGGGCGATCTGCTGCTGCGGTGGCGCGAACAGGGCGGCCCGCCGGTAACGATGCCGTCGCGCAAGGGGTTCGGGACGACGATCATTGAACGCTCCGTCCCCTACGACCTGGGGGGCAGCGCCGAGATGCGCTACGCCGAGGCTGGGTTCGAGGCGGATTTCTGCATCCCGGCGCGGCATGTGTCGAAGCCGCGCGCGGGCGGCGCACCCGCAATCCGCTTTCCCCGCACCGCGCACGGCCATCGCGAGGAGCCCCCGGCCGATCTGCTCGCCGGGCAGCGGGTATTGCTGGTCGAGGACAGTCTCATCATCGCGCTGGATGCGGAGGATATCGCGACGCGGCTCGGCGCATCGGAGGTCATCACCGCAGCATCGGTGGATTCCGCGCTGGACCTGATCGCCGCCGGTCCGCCGACCGTCGCGATCCTCGACATCAACCTGGGGAGCACGACCAGCTTCGCGATCGCCGATGCGTTGCAGGAGCGCGACATCCCCTTCATGTTCGCGACCGGCTATGGCGAGCAGGCGCAGTTCCCGGATCAGCATCGCGGGCGAAACGTGGTGCAGAAACCCTATACGATCGAAAATATCGCGCGCGCGCTGGCGGAGATGCTCGATTAGTTGGTTTCAGCTTCGCTGAAGCGGCACCGGCCCGCT
This genomic interval carries:
- a CDS encoding DEAD/DEAH box helicase; its protein translation is MSFAELGLSDELLKTVEAAGYTDPTPIQKQAIPSVLMMRDLIGIAQTGTGKTASFVLPMIDILSEGRSRARMPRSLILEPTRELAAQVAENFEKYGKNHKLSMALLIGGVQMGDQVKALEKGVDVLIATPGRLMDLFERGKILLTGCNLLVIDEADRMLDMGFIPDIEHICTKLPANRQTLLFSATMPPPIKKLADKFLSNPKTIEVARPASTNSNITQRLVTAPSSAFAKRDLLRRLLHAEDVRTAIIFCNRKTTVRELNKSLKKHGFRSAEIHGDMDQSSRIAELDRFKAGDVNILVASDVAARGLDIKGVSHVFNFDAPWHPDDYVHRIGRTGRAGATGTAYTLVTSADAEAIENIEKLQGQKIERVGEVPVEEPGDSAPAEKKGGARKPRAEKPAPAAEAPREEKPRPASSRDDRSREDRRLREDRTNEKRADRRDERPARRDRRFEGQDDGPDGKDDGGWNGPIPDFLNFTIPA
- a CDS encoding DUF1289 domain-containing protein — its product is MAEDEDDFLDFTPIPAVASPCIGVCRIGQDDVCQGCRRTLEEIADWSIASDDRRRAILARIAGG
- a CDS encoding diguanylate cyclase, which encodes MRLATITNWAYGATVLLTLVSGSTMLLASSAHEQERAAVAQRHVLQLAATELRRELFYLTDHARQFVMTGDPTYRILYKHGEKALASLETRARPLAEAGATPAELGTVREAIRWADALRDAQRAAFAAHDRGDIPAARAILFGAEHERELDRAQSLVERFQAQLDTRTAYEIEAATRVARLWRAVSEVMIGITALLFLAVLYFIFKRRVLRPVVRLSDVVGRLAAQDFSAVPPQIDQIDEIGDMAQAINIFRENGLERQRLEAERDRDLAARDLLARMTRRMQGCDTLACLLDITRRFAPEIAPRLAGRLYLLESDSGELRTGCDWLAPAGSRDRFPPSACWALRRGQPHRPAGHAIDVPCAHLDAAPDATPDTLCLPLTAHSEILGLLYFEPRTDGGGEGAPAPESYLYMLAENIGLALANLRLRERLRALAMVDALTGLANRRQLEERLEQLRSDPDAAKQPMSCLMIDVDHFKRFNDCHGHDAGDAVLRAVGETLADCTRGAGDAYRYGGEEFTVLLPMPVARAMERAAEIRRRIAALRLSHGGVALGSITASIGIAATPDHCPPGRLIVTADAALLRAKEQGRDRIEVALGREAEG
- a CDS encoding biliverdin-producing heme oxygenase; translation: MIAPSSARQALRRQTASDHDRVDQAYSTFDLRSRAGYRAFLRAQADPFLAVEAAIDRFDPAAILPDWPTRRRADLLREDLSDLGEPEPDPALLEIGAAERALGAIYVLEGSRLGGAMLARSVPPDLPGRFIRSTPAPQRWRTLIGLLDEHLVTPMQRDAAVDAAKEVFALFANSAERQKRTNDVE
- a CDS encoding HWE histidine kinase domain-containing protein, whose protein sequence is MNDPNPVDLTNCDREPIHILGAIQPIGFLIALTADWIVARTSANLQDYLHMEPGRLIGQPLADLLPSDAMHELRNRSAMLRGSDAVERLFGVDLVPGTDRFDLAIHMSGGQIVIEGERSTGEVGDVTSMVRSMVARLDQCGDTTSFFREGARQVKALTGYDRVMVYRFAADGSGEVVAEACKPGIGRFQGLHYPASDIPVQARVLYTRNLLRVIADVNAKPVPVLPELDELGEPLDLSLSLLRSVSPIHIEYLKNMGVEASMSISILVDGKLWGLFACHHYSPRHPSFERRSISELFAQMFSMRLESRERQQTVEFERRARDISDQLLGAVASDDTLLRDPDWLADILTNAIPADGVGVWLGGSYAFSGVTPPTDDFRRIVRALNATAAGKVFATDHIGSLVTGAEAFAGSAAGLLAIPISRSPRDYVVLFRSELVRSIRWAGDPHKPVEYGPNGPRLTPRASFDEWKELVRGRSRPFTASELRVAETLRATLIEVVLRLADEASAERQRAGARQELLIAELNHRVRNILGLIRGLIRQAQPDDDAVRGFVKVIDGRIHALARAHNQITEDHWGPAPLQALIDAEAAAFVEAEDRILSEGEPVMLNPQAFSTLALVVHELVTNSNKYGALSAEGGTVTLSWECIEKGDLLLRWREQGGPPVTMPSRKGFGTTIIERSVPYDLGGSAEMRYAEAGFEADFCIPARHVSKPRAGGAPAIRFPRTAHGHREEPPADLLAGQRVLLVEDSLIIALDAEDIATRLGASEVITAASVDSALDLIAAGPPTVAILDINLGSTTSFAIADALQERDIPFMFATGYGEQAQFPDQHRGRNVVQKPYTIENIARALAEMLD